One window of Streptomyces sp. NBC_00273 genomic DNA carries:
- a CDS encoding ATP-binding protein, producing MPREPSADGDGDGESVDTLRITRSVRRADLKAVGEVRRALRELMRHRCHTDAAEVAELLITELVTNALVHTDRGAEVHASLAATRLRVEVRDYAARRPRPYVPTADDGTHGRGLVLVQALADDWGVDALALGSGKVVWFELDGRHDAS from the coding sequence GTGCCGCGCGAGCCGTCCGCCGACGGGGACGGGGACGGGGAATCGGTGGACACGCTGCGGATCACCCGGAGCGTACGCCGGGCCGACCTGAAGGCGGTCGGCGAAGTCCGCCGGGCCCTGCGGGAGTTGATGCGCCACCGGTGCCATACCGATGCCGCCGAGGTGGCCGAGCTGTTGATCACCGAGCTCGTGACCAACGCGCTCGTCCACACCGACCGCGGCGCGGAGGTGCACGCGAGTCTCGCCGCCACCCGGTTACGGGTGGAGGTCCGGGACTACGCCGCACGCCGGCCCCGGCCGTACGTACCGACCGCCGACGACGGTACGCACGGCCGGGGACTCGTGCTGGTGCAGGCGCTCGCCGACGACTGGGGCGTGGACGCGCTCGCCCTGGGCAGCGGCAAGGTGGTGTGGTTCGAGCTCGACGGACGGC
- a CDS encoding thiamine pyrophosphate-dependent enzyme: protein MHRGLRRHLAHGTAALLLALLRQSGRGPPPPGAARRLRARPFTRRGRSSRLRPAPGPLPRPHRHVQGAGGALSFFPRTASGARSTDRNRQVVSMAGDGGCSMPWGDFLPLVQYDLPIKMVPFDNSPRGKAEWEVTISGLFSSRTTDQDPDVAALVRAGGGYGVRVAKAGQLMGALEGAFRHRGPARVGAVTDPVALWIPPKTSAETVAGFARSASKIVCDAAVSRVMGMARSDLPDAPRP from the coding sequence GTGCACCGCGGTCTTCGCCGACACCTCGCGCACGGGACGGCAGCGCTACTGCTCGCCCTGCTGCGCCAATCGGGACGCGGTCCGCCGCCACCGGGCGCGGCACGCCGGCTGAGGGCCCGTCCCTTCACCCGTCGCGGACGCAGTTCACGCCTTCGGCCGGCGCCCGGCCCGCTTCCCCGTCCGCACCGGCATGTGCAAGGTGCGGGTGGCGCGCTATCTTTCTTTCCCCGAACGGCGAGTGGCGCACGGTCCACCGATCGGAACCGTCAAGTGGTGTCGATGGCGGGCGACGGTGGTTGCTCGATGCCGTGGGGAGATTTCCTCCCCCTCGTGCAGTACGACCTGCCCATCAAAATGGTCCCCTTCGACAACTCACCCCGGGGAAAAGCCGAGTGGGAGGTGACGATTTCCGGCCTCTTCTCCTCAAGGACGACGGACCAGGACCCCGACGTCGCCGCCCTCGTGCGCGCGGGCGGCGGGTACGGGGTCCGCGTGGCAAAGGCCGGGCAGCTCATGGGGGCTTTGGAGGGCGCTTTCCGGCATCGGGGACCCGCTCGGGTGGGCGCGGTGACGGACCCGGTCGCCTTGTGGATTCCTCCGAAGACCAGTGCCGAAACCGTGGCCGGATTCGCACGGTCCGCCAGCAAGATCGTGTGCGACGCAGCGGTCAGCCGCGTCATGGGGATGGCTCGATCCGACCTCCCCGACGCGCCCCGCCCCTGA
- a CDS encoding CGNR zinc finger domain-containing protein has product MHLNPYGADAVNLAAALTNRRPSSPGELADRCRAAGLAVSGPVTPEDLGRAHRALTVWEKVVDAADEPERAALLNGMLEEAAAFPRLTDHAGDGWHLHYRDDQQPFGDQLFSLIAVGTALHLAGRGMHRLRRCAVSECTAVFADTSRTGRQRYCSPCCANRDAVRRHRARHAG; this is encoded by the coding sequence GTGCACCTCAACCCTTACGGGGCGGACGCGGTGAACCTGGCCGCTGCCCTGACCAACCGTCGCCCGTCGAGCCCCGGGGAACTCGCAGACCGCTGCCGTGCCGCCGGGCTGGCGGTGTCGGGGCCCGTCACCCCGGAGGATCTGGGCCGTGCGCACCGCGCCCTGACGGTGTGGGAGAAGGTCGTCGACGCCGCCGACGAACCGGAGCGCGCCGCGCTGCTCAACGGCATGCTGGAAGAGGCCGCCGCCTTCCCGAGGCTGACCGACCACGCCGGCGACGGCTGGCACCTGCACTACCGGGACGATCAACAGCCCTTCGGTGACCAGCTGTTCTCGCTGATCGCCGTCGGGACCGCACTGCACCTCGCGGGCCGGGGCATGCACCGGCTCCGGCGATGCGCCGTGTCCGAGTGCACCGCGGTCTTCGCCGACACCTCGCGCACGGGACGGCAGCGCTACTGCTCGCCCTGCTGCGCCAATCGGGACGCGGTCCGCCGCCACCGGGCGCGGCACGCCGGCTGA